From Micromonospora nigra, one genomic window encodes:
- the fdhD gene encoding formate dehydrogenase accessory sulfurtransferase FdhD: MGRATDRRGVLRLDLDALTEGRAPVRRPDTLAVEEPLEIRVGPAGPRRRRPLTVTMRTPGHDLDLAVGFLFTEGLVRSADDVATAQLCAGDQMPNTYNVVDVALAPGVPDPSSDPTRHFHTTSACGVCGKASIDAVRTRSQFVVADDPLRVPATVLATLPERLRAAQRGFDRTGGLHAAGLFTGAGELVTLREDVGRHNAVDKVIGWAVRERRLPLAGHLLLVSGRASFELTQKAWMAGVPLLAAVSAPSTLAVEVAEEAGLTLVGFLRGRTMNVYAGTHRVTSGA, from the coding sequence ATGGGACGGGCGACTGACCGGCGGGGTGTGCTCCGCCTCGACCTCGACGCGCTGACCGAGGGACGCGCCCCGGTGCGGCGGCCGGACACCCTCGCCGTGGAGGAACCGCTGGAGATCCGGGTCGGCCCGGCCGGCCCGCGTCGTCGTCGCCCGTTGACCGTGACCATGCGTACCCCCGGCCATGATCTGGACCTGGCCGTCGGGTTCCTCTTCACCGAGGGACTGGTGCGCTCGGCGGACGACGTGGCCACGGCGCAGCTCTGCGCGGGCGACCAGATGCCCAACACCTACAACGTGGTGGACGTGGCCCTCGCCCCCGGCGTGCCCGACCCGTCCAGCGACCCCACCCGGCACTTCCACACGACCAGCGCCTGCGGGGTGTGCGGCAAGGCGAGCATCGACGCGGTGCGTACCCGGTCGCAGTTCGTCGTCGCAGACGATCCGCTGCGGGTGCCGGCGACGGTGCTGGCGACCCTGCCGGAGCGGTTGCGGGCCGCGCAGCGGGGTTTCGACCGCACCGGCGGCCTGCACGCGGCGGGACTGTTCACCGGTGCCGGCGAGCTGGTGACACTGCGCGAGGACGTGGGCCGGCACAACGCCGTCGACAAGGTGATCGGCTGGGCGGTACGCGAACGCCGGCTGCCGCTGGCCGGGCACCTGCTGCTGGTGTCCGGCCGGGCCAGTTTCGAGCTGACCCAGAAGGCGTGGATGGCGGGGGTGCCCTTGCTGGCCGCCGTGTCGGCACCGAGCACCCTCGCGGTCGAGGTCGCCGAGGAGGCCGGGCTGACCCTGGTCGGCTTCCTGCGCGGCCGGACGATGAACGTGTACGCGGGCACCCACCGGGTCACCAGCGGGGCGTGA